The genomic window GGTTATATCTTTTGGACCAACACCCATTCCCCCTGTGGTAACAACTAAATCTATTTTCAAATCGTCACAAAAAGTAATGAGTCTATCTTTTATAACTTCACGCTTATGTGGTATAATCTCATAGCTTTTTATAGAAAATCCATAGGCAATTAAAATTTTCTGCATCGCGATACCACTCTCATCTATCCATTTCGCATCTTGGCATTTATCACTTATAGTAATAATCGCCGCATTAAACACCGCCCTCCCTAGATCCATACCATCCTCCCTTAGACTGATCTTAACAATTTATCTATTTTCTATTTTTTAAAAAAAAGAAGAGACAAAATTGCCCAACTGGCAATAATATCTCTTCTTTGAGTTATTTCTAAACGTGACTATTTTTAATAAATTATAATGTCTAAAATAGCAAAAGTCAATGGATTTATTAGGTTATACTAAAAAAATATTGTGTGGTTAAACCTAAGATACATGTTCTATCCCTTCAAAATATTTAACAACTGCAACATAAATACTCCATGCCATTGTGTTTTGATACTCATCCGTATTAAGCTTTTTTTCCTCTTCCGGATTAGTCAAGAAACCACATTCAACAATAACCGCTGGCATATCCGCCACTTTAAGCACGTAATAGTCATTGTTGCTTTTTATTTTTCGTTTATTTTCTGGATCTGCATATTCTTTGATATTTTTTTGTATAAGATCAGCTAAAAGCTTACCTTTTTCAGAGTTTTTATTGTAAAAGACTTGTGCACCTTTTACACTGGGCTGCGTAAATGAATTTTGATGAATACTTATAAGTATATCTCCACCCTGCGCTATTTTTTTTCTTTCTGCCATATCTTTGCGTTTATGTTTTACCCCATCCATCCCATCAGCATCATCATCTGTTGTTCTGGTCATAATAACTACTGCTCCTGATTGCTCGAAGTAATTTCTAAGCTTAAGTGCTATTTTAAGATTAATATGTTTTTCATCTTCACCATTAATACCATTTTTGCCTGGATCAAACCCGCCATGCCCTGGGTCAATAATAATGACTTTAGAACTTGTAGCAAGTCCAAGTGTTTCTACTGCCTGCCCGGCATACTTTAAGTATGAAGCAATAGAAATAATAGTAACTAATAAGATGATTAGAACTGGCATCTTACCGTTTTTCATGTTAACACCCTCTTTGAATGAATACTGCTATCTCTTTCATTCTATTAAAGAACGGGTGCTTGTATGCATACTATTTAAACAATAACATTTTATGCCCTATCTTAGCTATTGAACTTTCTGAAGTTCATGCCATATGTCTGGTGTTTCAAGACCTAACTTCCAAGCCCCATAGCCAGCTAGGTCATATTGATTAAGAAGCTCTATTCTTTTTTGAATGGAACTTTCATCTTCCAGCCATACCTTAAAAACACTACTCACTTTTTCAATCTCAGCGTACTTCTGTCCGCTTATTTCATCTAATACAGGCGTAACGCCCCAGGTTTTCACCATATCCCAAGCTGGTTTCATACCATAAGCTTTTGTTTTTAAGCCCTCGTCTGTTTCTTCCCAGATGCGTGTATAAAAGGGAATACCTAACACAAGCTTTTCTTTCTCTACTTCCAGAAGATTTCTTTTAATACCTTCTTCAACCCAAGATAGTTCCGAAACTGATCCAGCATTTTCTGATCCAGACCAGTGCTGATCATAGGCCATCACTATAAAATAATCACACACCTCTGCTATTTTTTCTCTTTGATAGTGTCTCGACCAGTCAGAAGGCATATAAACATCAACAGATACACTAAGACCAACTTCCTTAAGTAAAGGATATAGTTCTCTCATAAACTGTACCCATACATCACTTGTTTCAGGCTGAATATTTTCAATATCTATATTGATCCCATCATAACCATATTCTTCTGCCTTTTTAATTATCTGATCAATAACATGCTGTCTTTTAGCTGTACTTGACAAGATGGGTTTTGTTAGAGCAGGTTGTGTAAAGTTATGACTCATAAGCGGCCATACTTGAAGATTTCTCTTTTTTGCTTCTATTACATATTGTCTTGTTCCTCTGTCTGTTAAGTTTCCTAAATCATCTTCAAATTCAAACCAGGTAGGAGATATCACATTAGCCCCTTTAATATTGGTATACTTAGGTGAAGTCCAATCACCAGGAGTCTTTGATCCGAGTTGATCCCAGACAAGTTTAACCTTATCATTAAGCGGTTTACTCATAGGCAGTGCTTCTACTACATCTCGTAGCTGGCCATCTATAGGTACAGCATCCTTTATATCTGCCTTAGGAATAAACCCTATTATGCCATTTTCGCTGCGCACTCTTAAAAAATCGGACTCTTCTTTATAGATAATGACTTTTTGTCCTTTTTTTAGTGGTTCAATAACTGTTGTTCTATTTTGTGGGTGTGTTCTTAAACTTGTATTTCTTTTTAATACAGCGAGCTGCTTTTCTTTAGTCTTGTCACTTGCAATAAATACTCTATTATCTTTACCTCGTGTGATATCTATGCCAAATCGCTCACTAATCAGCCCTGCCGGGATATAGATAATATGATCCACTTCTTTTACAGGATTTTTAACTGCTATTTTATCAAAATTCAATCTGCCTTCTAAAGCACCTTCATAGAGTCTTAACAGCTCTCTCACATTGGTAATCGTCAGAGCTTTTTCTTCTTCATCATAAAATATTGTATCACTGATATATTCTCTTGCAAATTCATAAGAGACATAGATTTCATTATCTATCATCATAGCAGGCTCATTAAGCGCCACTCTTTCATCTTCATAAACTAAGTTATTCACATTATTTCTAAACTCATTAAAATAGATGAGCGGGTCAACTTCTTTGCCTACAGGCATCCATTTATATACCGCGATTATTACAAGCGTCATCGCCATTATCCCAAATATTACTTTTTTCAACATTGATTTACCTCCCAACCCCTATAGTATATCATATTTTCAAAATAACAAAACAGCTGTTACCAAATTGTCATATATTATCTAAATAGCTGATTTCCTTTCTTAAAAAAGCGTAATAAAAAGCCCATACTTTTTAACCAAGTATGAGCTTCTTATTCTATTAATATGAGTCTGTTAAATATACTTCTTCTATTTCCTATTCATAAGTCTAAGGAGTCTAATAAATAAGTTAATAAAGTCTAGGTAAAGAATCATAGCACCTAAAATACTTGCATTACCATTTTGGGTTCCTGTAAGGTTATGTGCACCACTTAACCCCTTTATCCTTTGTGTATCATATCCTATTAACCCTATAAAAATAAACACGCCGAGATACGTAAGAGCCAGGCTTACACCCTCGCTTCTATAGAACATATTAAACACAGTGGCAATAACAAGACCAAATAATCCCATTACAAACAAATTACCGATAGTGGTAAGATCTGTCTTTGTGAAATACCCATATAAACTCATCACAGCAAATAATGCCGCTGTTAGTAAAAAAGTATACCCCACTGTCCCTAAATCATATGCAAAGAAAATCGCAGACAGCGTCAGTCCATTTAAAGCTGCATAAACGACAAACCAAAACTTTGCCATCCCTGCACTCATGCTTAATGCTTTTCGGCTTAAATAAATAACTAATGCTACTTCTGCAATAATTAAGGCAAAAAATGTAATGTTATTGCCAAATATAAGACCTAGTAAAACAGGACTGCTTACTACACTTATTCCTACCACTCCTGTGATAATGAGAGCTAGGGTCATCCATGCATAGACCTTTATAATAAAATTTCTAGTTACTTCTTCACTGGATTTTGAAACTTCTTGATACATCATATTTGAATCCATTTCGCTCACTCCTTAATATAGATTGACCTTCTATATCAATTATAATTTTATTATTGCCAAAACTCAATACCCAGATTTGGAGTGATTATTTTATAACAATATTCTGATCTCTATTAGGTCCTACTCCTACCATTGTGATCTTACAGCCACATAGTTCTTCGATTCTGGCAAGATACTTTTTAACACTGTCTGGTAAAGCTTCATAAGTTCGAATATGTGAAATATCTCCCCAGCCTTCCATTTCTTCATATACAGGTTTACAAAGTTCTAAATCTTCAAGACTTGCAGGGAAATATTTAATGACCTTGCCATTAAGCTCATAACCTACACAAATTTTAATTTTTTCTATATCTTTAAGTACGTCTATTTTATTCAGTGCAATTTGAGTAAGCCCGCTTGTTCTTACAGCAAACTCTCCAATAATAGCGTCAAACCATCCACATCTTCTAGGTCTGCCTGTCGTTGTGCCATACTCATGGCCTTCTTCTCTGATGCGTTCGCCTATTTCATCTTCAAGCTCTGTAGGAAATGGACCTTTACCTACACGGGTGATATAACCTTTCATAACACCTATACATTCATCAATCATCGTAGGCCCAATACCCGCCCCGATACAAGCGCCGCCAGTTACAGGATGAGATGATGTTACATAAGGATATGTTCCTATATCTAAATCCAACAGAGTGCCTTGTGCCCCTTCAAAGAGTACATCCTTACCTTCTTTAATCGCTTCATAAACAATAACCGTTGTATCATCTATATAAGTTCTTAATCGTTCTCTATATCTCATATAATCTGCTATGATCACTTCAGCATCAAATTGCACCTCTTGATGATAAACATGTTTAAGCATTGCATTTTTAATTTTAACATTTGTTCTTACTTTTTCTTTAAACACTTCATCATGGTATAAGTCACATACACGAATACCTGTTCTTTCTGCCTTATCCATATAGCAAGGGCCAATACCCTTCATAGTTGTTCCGATGTCTTTACCTTCTTTAGCTGAAAGTGTTTCTTTTGCTTTATCTAGTGCCTTATGATAGGGCATTACCAAATGTGCACGTGAACTGATCTTTATAGTGCTTACATCTATCCCTTTACCCACTAAATGATCTATTTCTCCTAAGATACCTTCTGGATCTATTACAACACCATTACCTACCACACATGTTTTCCCTGGATATAATATTCCTGAAGGGATTAGATGAAACTTATAGACTTCTTCGTTAACGGTTACAGTATGTCCAGCATTATTGCCTCCCTGGCAACGTACCACAACATCTGCCTTCTCAGATAGTATATCTATTATTTTTGCTTTTCCTTCGTCTCCCCATTGTGCACCTATTATTACTTTAGTTGGCATGGTTTACACATCCTTTCGATTCATTCAAACATACTTATCATATCAAATAATTGAGTATAAATCAATACAAGTCCGAATATTTTTCTCAGTTAAAGAGAAAACGTTCGAAATATTCACCAAGTATTTCATTACTATTTTATTGGTTGCAGGTTGACAATCTCTTAAGTTATTGCTATGTTTATTTTACATTAAATAGTTGCCTACAATTTAAGGAGGACATTTATGGAAAAAAATATACATGTTTTTGGGCACACAAATCCTGATACAGACTCTATTTGTTCTGCAATAGCTTATACACATCTCAAAAAAGTTTTAGGAACAGAAAATATCAGAGCTGCGAGACTTGGTAAAGTTAATAAAGAAACCCAATTTGCACTAGATTACTTTAATGTCCCCGCACCTTTATTAATAGAAAACATTAAACCTCAAGTCAGTGATATGAATTATTATGCCGTTCCTCCAATCTATGTAGGAGATTCTGTTAAAAAAGCTTGGGATGTTATGACGACTAATAACAGACAAATGATTCCCATTTTACATCCTGATCATAAACTTGCAGGTGTTATCTCTATTTCTGATATTGCTAAAACTTATATAGGACTTACAGATGCATCGGTTCTTAAAAAACACAAAACACCCTTTAGTAATATTTGTTCCGTATTAGACGGCGAATTAATTTCTGGCACTTATCCATCTCCTTGCATATCAGGAGATGTTTATACAACAGCTTCTATCGGTGAAAATACTGTACTTAATAACATGGATCTTATCATTACAGGTTCAAACCCTTATCATATTCAAATGGCTCTTGATTCTGGGGCTGGCTGTATTATTCTTACGGATCAGAATATGTCTGATATAAAGCTTCCTATCTCACTTTCTACCTCTTGTGCTGTTATTTGTACTTCTTTCTCATTCTTCAAAACAATTAAGATGATTTCTCAGAGTATTCCTGTCAAAAACATTATTATCAATCAAAATCTTATTTATTTTGAAACAGATGACAGTTTAGATGAAGTTAAAGAAGTTATGCTTAATAGCCAGCACAGACACTTTCCCATACTAGATGAAGAAGGTCAAGTAAGAGGTGTTATATCAAAAAGACATCTTATTGATATACAAAAAAAGCAAGTTATATTAGTCGATCATAATGAAAAAGACCAAAGTATTTCCGGTATTGATCAAGCTGAAATATTAGAGATTATTGATCATCATAGAATCGCTAATATTGATACAAGAACCCCTGTATTTTTGCGAGCTGAACCAGTCGGATGTACGTGCACTATTATCGCAAAAATGTATGAATCGCATCAGGTTGTACCCCCACAAGAAATTGCCGGACTGATGTTAAGTGCTATTTTATCCGATACACTTATTTTCAAATCTCCTACTTGCACCCCTGATGATATAAAAATGGCTAAACAACTTGCAAAGATCGCTCATATTAATCTGAATGAATATGGTAGCGAACTTCTTGGTGCCGGCACTTCCCTTGAGGGCATTCCCGCTTCTGAACTTATAGATACAGACCGCAAGAAGTTTATAATCGGTAAATACAGTGTAAGTGTCGCGCAAGTCAATACAGGTGACTTTGACAGCTTATTTAGTCTTAAAGAAGCTATCTTCGAAGAGATGAAGCACTTGGAGATGCGTGAAAACTTAGACCTTTGCCTCCTTATGGTAACAGACATCGTAATTGGCGGCACTGAGCTATTAGTTATTGGTAAAGAACGCTGGCTTGCTGAACACGCTTTTGGACTTTATAAAACAGATGACAGTATTTTCTTACCCGATGTTTACTCAAGAAAACAACAAATCATACCAAAACTTATGACCGCTACTCAAATTTAAAGAATAAAAGTTGAAAAATGCGCCAATTATATTTATAATAATATGTGTTAGATTGTATAATACTATTCTTTTTAATAGAAGGAGATAAAATCATGGCAACTCAAATCACTAAAGATATGATTATCGGACAAATTTTACAAATCGATAAAGGTGTTATTCCAATACTTATGAATGCTGGTATGCATTGTCTTGGCTGCCCATCTTCACAAATGGAGTCTATTGGCGAAG from Cellulosilyticum sp. I15G10I2 includes these protein-coding regions:
- a CDS encoding glycosyl hydrolase family 18 protein, yielding MLKKVIFGIMAMTLVIIAVYKWMPVGKEVDPLIYFNEFRNNVNNLVYEDERVALNEPAMMIDNEIYVSYEFAREYISDTIFYDEEEKALTITNVRELLRLYEGALEGRLNFDKIAVKNPVKEVDHIIYIPAGLISERFGIDITRGKDNRVFIASDKTKEKQLAVLKRNTSLRTHPQNRTTVIEPLKKGQKVIIYKEESDFLRVRSENGIIGFIPKADIKDAVPIDGQLRDVVEALPMSKPLNDKVKLVWDQLGSKTPGDWTSPKYTNIKGANVISPTWFEFEDDLGNLTDRGTRQYVIEAKKRNLQVWPLMSHNFTQPALTKPILSSTAKRQHVIDQIIKKAEEYGYDGINIDIENIQPETSDVWVQFMRELYPLLKEVGLSVSVDVYMPSDWSRHYQREKIAEVCDYFIVMAYDQHWSGSENAGSVSELSWVEEGIKRNLLEVEKEKLVLGIPFYTRIWEETDEGLKTKAYGMKPAWDMVKTWGVTPVLDEISGQKYAEIEKVSSVFKVWLEDESSIQKRIELLNQYDLAGYGAWKLGLETPDIWHELQKVQ
- a CDS encoding N-acetylmuramoyl-L-alanine amidase: MKNGKMPVLIILLVTIISIASYLKYAGQAVETLGLATSSKVIIIDPGHGGFDPGKNGINGEDEKHINLKIALKLRNYFEQSGAVVIMTRTTDDDADGMDGVKHKRKDMAERKKIAQGGDILISIHQNSFTQPSVKGAQVFYNKNSEKGKLLADLIQKNIKEYADPENKRKIKSNNDYYVLKVADMPAVIVECGFLTNPEEEKKLNTDEYQNTMAWSIYVAVVKYFEGIEHVS
- a CDS encoding adenylosuccinate synthase; amino-acid sequence: MPTKVIIGAQWGDEGKAKIIDILSEKADVVVRCQGGNNAGHTVTVNEEVYKFHLIPSGILYPGKTCVVGNGVVIDPEGILGEIDHLVGKGIDVSTIKISSRAHLVMPYHKALDKAKETLSAKEGKDIGTTMKGIGPCYMDKAERTGIRVCDLYHDEVFKEKVRTNVKIKNAMLKHVYHQEVQFDAEVIIADYMRYRERLRTYIDDTTVIVYEAIKEGKDVLFEGAQGTLLDLDIGTYPYVTSSHPVTGGACIGAGIGPTMIDECIGVMKGYITRVGKGPFPTELEDEIGERIREEGHEYGTTTGRPRRCGWFDAIIGEFAVRTSGLTQIALNKIDVLKDIEKIKICVGYELNGKVIKYFPASLEDLELCKPVYEEMEGWGDISHIRTYEALPDSVKKYLARIEELCGCKITMVGVGPNRDQNIVIK
- a CDS encoding DUF1858 domain-containing protein, with protein sequence MATQITKDMIIGQILQIDKGVIPILMNAGMHCLGCPSSQMESIGEACMVHGIDADELVGKLNSYLATVSE
- a CDS encoding MogA/MoaB family molybdenum cofactor biosynthesis protein; translated protein: MDLGRAVFNAAIITISDKCQDAKWIDESGIAMQKILIAYGFSIKSYEIIPHKREVIKDRLITFCDDLKIDLVVTTGGMGVGPKDITPEATKQVIKKEIPGISEAIRCYGIQKAPRTMLFRGVAGIREHTLIINLPGSTKDAREALESILETVWQGLKVLKGVTSEGDRK
- a CDS encoding Bax inhibitor-1/YccA family protein yields the protein MDSNMMYQEVSKSSEEVTRNFIIKVYAWMTLALIITGVVGISVVSSPVLLGLIFGNNITFFALIIAEVALVIYLSRKALSMSAGMAKFWFVVYAALNGLTLSAIFFAYDLGTVGYTFLLTAALFAVMSLYGYFTKTDLTTIGNLFVMGLFGLVIATVFNMFYRSEGVSLALTYLGVFIFIGLIGYDTQRIKGLSGAHNLTGTQNGNASILGAMILYLDFINLFIRLLRLMNRK
- a CDS encoding putative manganese-dependent inorganic diphosphatase, which codes for MEKNIHVFGHTNPDTDSICSAIAYTHLKKVLGTENIRAARLGKVNKETQFALDYFNVPAPLLIENIKPQVSDMNYYAVPPIYVGDSVKKAWDVMTTNNRQMIPILHPDHKLAGVISISDIAKTYIGLTDASVLKKHKTPFSNICSVLDGELISGTYPSPCISGDVYTTASIGENTVLNNMDLIITGSNPYHIQMALDSGAGCIILTDQNMSDIKLPISLSTSCAVICTSFSFFKTIKMISQSIPVKNIIINQNLIYFETDDSLDEVKEVMLNSQHRHFPILDEEGQVRGVISKRHLIDIQKKQVILVDHNEKDQSISGIDQAEILEIIDHHRIANIDTRTPVFLRAEPVGCTCTIIAKMYESHQVVPPQEIAGLMLSAILSDTLIFKSPTCTPDDIKMAKQLAKIAHINLNEYGSELLGAGTSLEGIPASELIDTDRKKFIIGKYSVSVAQVNTGDFDSLFSLKEAIFEEMKHLEMRENLDLCLLMVTDIVIGGTELLVIGKERWLAEHAFGLYKTDDSIFLPDVYSRKQQIIPKLMTATQI